The proteins below come from a single Thermodesulfovibrionales bacterium genomic window:
- a CDS encoding peptide-binding protein, whose translation MLCSDKGAWQAVRAEQSLKRKTFYYLLLLFFCSALTGCRIEHEIRERESIRVGTLADARMLLPLFASDSASAEISSLIFNGLTKYNKNIKLVGDLAESWQIKNNGREIIFHLRRNVKWHDGREFTSRDVLFTYRAVTDPKNPTPYGGIYGPVDRVEAIDKYTVRVIYKEPFAPALESWSMGILPAHLLEGKDLAKSELNRAPVGTGPYRFKRWITGQRIELERFDDYFEGRPNIKKYIARIIPDMSTMFLELKFGGIDYMGLTPAQYKLKADTEYFKKRFQKFRYPAFGYTYLGFNLLDERFKEKRVRQAIAYAIDKDKIIRGVLLGYGRPCTGPFPPDSWAYNKKIKGYPYDPAKALELLMEAGWKRGDDGILRKNGVPFKFTVLVNQGNTQRLMAAQIIKEDLKKIGIEMDIRVLEWQTLLHQFIDKRAFEAVIMGWALSRDPDIYDIWHSSKTREGEFNFISYRNPEVDSLLLKGRTTLNIEERKKIYWRIHEILHEDQPTVFLYVPDALPVIHKRFKGIEPSPIGIWHNFIHWYVE comes from the coding sequence GTGTTATGTTCTGATAAAGGAGCCTGGCAGGCCGTTAGAGCAGAGCAATCTTTAAAAAGGAAAACCTTCTATTATCTTCTTTTACTATTCTTCTGCTCTGCTCTAACTGGTTGCAGGATTGAGCATGAGATAAGGGAACGAGAGTCCATAAGGGTTGGAACCCTTGCAGATGCAAGGATGCTCCTGCCCCTTTTTGCCTCTGATAGTGCCTCTGCTGAAATAAGCAGTCTTATATTCAATGGTCTCACAAAATATAACAAGAATATTAAACTAGTAGGTGACCTCGCAGAATCCTGGCAAATTAAAAATAATGGTAGAGAAATTATCTTTCACCTTAGAAGAAATGTGAAATGGCATGATGGAAGAGAATTTACCTCAAGAGATGTGCTCTTTACCTACAGGGCTGTTACAGATCCCAAAAATCCTACTCCCTATGGAGGAATATACGGTCCTGTTGATAGGGTTGAGGCTATTGATAAATACACTGTGAGGGTTATATATAAAGAACCCTTTGCACCAGCACTTGAATCATGGTCAATGGGGATACTGCCAGCCCATCTTCTTGAAGGAAAAGATCTTGCAAAGAGTGAACTTAACAGGGCGCCAGTTGGAACAGGTCCTTATAGATTTAAAAGATGGATTACAGGTCAGAGGATTGAACTTGAGAGATTTGATGATTATTTTGAGGGAAGACCAAATATTAAGAAATATATAGCAAGGATAATCCCTGATATGTCTACCATGTTTCTGGAATTGAAGTTTGGTGGTATCGATTACATGGGACTGACACCGGCCCAGTACAAACTGAAGGCTGATACAGAATATTTCAAAAAGCGATTCCAGAAATTCAGATATCCTGCTTTTGGTTATACCTATCTTGGATTCAATCTACTTGATGAAAGGTTCAAGGAAAAGAGGGTAAGGCAGGCTATTGCCTATGCTATTGATAAGGACAAGATAATAAGAGGGGTGCTTCTTGGATATGGCAGACCCTGTACAGGTCCTTTTCCGCCTGATTCATGGGCATATAATAAAAAAATTAAAGGTTATCCATATGATCCAGCAAAGGCACTGGAACTCCTTATGGAAGCTGGATGGAAGAGAGGAGATGATGGGATATTGAGAAAAAATGGTGTACCCTTTAAATTCACTGTACTTGTAAATCAGGGAAATACACAGCGACTCATGGCTGCCCAGATAATCAAGGAGGATCTTAAAAAAATAGGTATTGAGATGGATATCAGGGTCCTTGAGTGGCAGACCCTCCTGCATCAGTTTATTGATAAAAGGGCCTTCGAGGCAGTGATAATGGGATGGGCTCTTTCAAGAGATCCTGACATTTATGATATATGGCATTCATCAAAGACAAGAGAGGGTGAGTTTAATTTTATATCTTACAGAAATCCAGAGGTTGACAGCCTGCTTCTCAAAGGAAGGACAACTCTGAATATAGAAGAAAGAAAGAAGATTTACTGGAGGATACACGAAATATTACATGAGGATCAACCCACTGTCTTTTTATATGTACCTGATGCCCTTCCTGTTATCCATAAAAGATTTAAAGGAATAGAACCATCACCAATCGGTATATGGCATAATTTCATTCACTGGTATGTGGAATAG
- a CDS encoding type I restriction enzyme HsdR N-terminal domain-containing protein, translating into MENKVSREELIKERITAEESLELIQLSGIRMKTWEFLIKERGFSREDIIVDPEFELPLSDCSIKISIDFIIKAGGREAVLIRCAPTSIESWERYVLAFARVIKEHQIPFAAVTDGERLRLLDVPSGRLRGERLEDLPSKEELLKYMKDLVPIPFPEEKLEREKRIVYAFEGVKCEIKKND; encoded by the coding sequence TTGGAGAATAAAGTCTCAAGAGAAGAGTTAATAAAAGAGAGAATAACAGCAGAAGAAAGTTTGGAACTGATTCAGTTAAGTGGTATAAGGATGAAGACATGGGAATTTCTCATAAAGGAGAGGGGATTCTCAAGAGAGGACATAATTGTTGACCCCGAGTTTGAACTACCACTCAGTGATTGCAGTATAAAGATATCCATTGACTTCATTATAAAGGCTGGTGGAAGGGAGGCGGTCCTGATTAGATGTGCTCCAACATCAATAGAATCATGGGAGAGATATGTCCTTGCCTTTGCAAGAGTTATAAAAGAACACCAGATACCTTTTGCAGCAGTCACTGATGGTGAGAGATTAAGACTTCTCGACGTACCTTCAGGGAGGCTCAGGGGAGAAAGATTAGAGGATCTGCCTTCAAAGGAAGAACTACTGAAATACATGAAGGATTTAGTACCAATACCCTTTCCTGAGGAGAAACTTGAGAGAGAAAAAAGGATTGTATATGCTTTTGAGGGCGTGAAGTGTGAAATAAAAAAGAATGATTGA
- a CDS encoding ABC transporter ATP-binding protein encodes MLEVTDLHVSYGPIKAVRGINLSVKEGEIVSIIGANGAGKTSTLMSIAGGVRPASGRILFKGQDITGLPAHEVMKKGLVLVPEGRRIFSNLTVAENLELGAFTKKISASLIEELFEFFPVLKERRNQVAGTLSGGEQQMLAIARALMSEPELIMFDEPSLGLSPIMVTRIFSIIKKINSRGVTVLLVEQNAKAALKLSSRAYVLENGTLRMEGTGSELLKNEELRRAYLGE; translated from the coding sequence ATGCTTGAGGTCACTGACCTTCATGTAAGCTACGGACCGATAAAAGCTGTGAGAGGTATTAACCTCTCTGTGAAAGAGGGCGAGATCGTCTCAATTATTGGTGCAAATGGAGCAGGAAAAACCTCTACCCTTATGAGCATAGCAGGAGGAGTAAGACCTGCCTCGGGAAGAATACTTTTCAAAGGACAGGATATTACAGGTCTTCCGGCCCATGAGGTTATGAAAAAAGGGCTGGTTCTTGTACCGGAAGGAAGGAGGATATTTTCCAATCTGACAGTAGCAGAGAATCTTGAGCTCGGAGCCTTTACAAAAAAAATTTCTGCTTCATTAATTGAGGAGCTTTTTGAATTCTTTCCGGTATTAAAGGAAAGGAGAAACCAGGTAGCTGGAACACTCAGTGGAGGAGAACAGCAGATGCTTGCAATCGCAAGGGCTCTAATGTCAGAGCCAGAGCTTATAATGTTTGATGAGCCTTCCTTAGGTCTTTCACCAATAATGGTCACGAGGATATTTTCTATAATTAAAAAAATAAATTCCCGGGGTGTAACAGTACTTCTAGTGGAGCAGAATGCAAAGGCTGCTCTTAAGTTATCATCAAGGGCTTATGTGTTAGAAAACGGAACTTTGCGAATGGAAGGGACCGGTTCTGAACTTCTCAAGAACGAAGAATTAAGGAGGGCCTATCTTGGAGAATAA
- a CDS encoding type II secretion system F family protein: protein MAEFQYIAIDRDGRKIRSSIEHVDERSALDSLQAAGLYVLRIKRISARENVLKGFLLRKIKRSTLIEFSNNLSIMLRAGIPITEALRELTESEKDPFFREKLRAITSNIELGSTFSDALEQHRAIFPSVFLNLIKVGEETGRLDLSLREISEHLKRIEDLNQAIKRAMIYPFFALMATLGAMFFWLVYVLPKIMQVFKDLRIDLPVTTRILMKVSEFSREFWFILPLGFLGIYFLLRLLSFREDTKYMIDRMVLRLPIIKLIVHNKLLALFSEQFRILTVAGITIDRTFDMLLQVMDSVPFRRAITRIKEQVIAGGSIADGIAREDIFPPLIGRMLRVGETTGNMDEQLKFLSDFYLQKLDDISQRLGKLIEPVVIGIIGIMFAFIVVGLIGPIYEIISTLGKM, encoded by the coding sequence ATGGCTGAATTTCAGTATATAGCAATAGACAGGGATGGAAGGAAAATAAGATCGTCAATTGAGCATGTGGATGAAAGGTCAGCCCTCGACAGCCTTCAGGCAGCAGGACTGTATGTCCTAAGGATAAAAAGGATTTCTGCCAGGGAAAATGTCCTTAAGGGATTCCTTCTTAGAAAAATTAAGAGAAGCACTCTGATTGAATTTTCAAACAATCTTTCCATAATGCTGCGGGCTGGCATACCCATAACAGAAGCATTAAGGGAACTTACAGAATCAGAAAAGGATCCTTTTTTCAGAGAGAAACTGAGGGCTATAACTTCCAATATAGAGCTTGGTTCAACCTTCTCTGACGCCCTTGAACAGCACAGGGCCATTTTCCCGTCCGTTTTCCTGAATCTTATTAAGGTGGGAGAAGAGACCGGAAGGCTGGATCTGAGTCTGAGAGAAATATCAGAACATCTTAAAAGGATAGAAGACCTCAATCAGGCTATAAAGAGAGCAATGATATATCCTTTTTTTGCACTGATGGCAACACTTGGTGCTATGTTCTTCTGGCTTGTCTATGTCCTTCCAAAGATAATGCAGGTCTTTAAAGACCTGAGGATTGACCTTCCAGTTACAACAAGGATTCTCATGAAGGTAAGTGAATTCTCTAGGGAGTTCTGGTTTATCCTGCCCCTGGGATTTCTCGGAATCTATTTTCTATTAAGGCTTCTCAGTTTTAGAGAAGATACAAAGTACATGATAGATAGAATGGTTCTTCGGTTGCCCATCATAAAATTGATTGTTCATAATAAACTGCTGGCACTCTTTTCGGAACAGTTCAGGATACTCACTGTAGCCGGCATCACCATTGACAGGACCTTTGATATGCTACTTCAGGTAATGGACAGTGTACCCTTCAGAAGGGCAATAACGAGGATAAAGGAACAGGTTATTGCGGGTGGGAGTATCGCTGATGGAATTGCAAGGGAAGATATCTTCCCACCTCTTATTGGAAGGATGCTGAGGGTTGGTGAAACAACAGGAAATATGGATGAACAATTAAAATTCCTTTCCGATTTTTATCTCCAGAAACTTGATGATATTTCTCAGAGACTGGGCAAGCTAATAGAACCGGTGGTTATCGGAATTATAGGTATAATGTTCGCCTTCATAGTCGTAGGTCTTATAGGACCAATATACGAGATAATCTCTACCCTGGGGAAGATGTAA
- the mshL gene encoding pilus (MSHA type) biogenesis protein MshL, translated as MKKLLIFILVCCFLSCAHKEIKSSLETIEPPAVEHESRPVKELPPEPLPVNEELSPLKEIKIDLKLRNSPLRDVLHIIADAGGLNLVIENGVNSETPLTITLKGVTLYEALEAVFDGLDYFWEIKNNILRIIPQRTKVFELPLPPLSQSIDVNLGGDILGGIQTAEGLTTGNIRGEISQKIASDRGAYDFWKSIEESIKKILDMSVAPLKPSFTLNKVTGTVFVTAGKRDLGQVERFLNRLKESLSRQVMIEARIAEVQLNDTLRYGIDWTFLDNWRGVGDISVGTTGFKDVVDIPRFSIGITGANFNSILRALETQGRVNVLSNPKINIMNGQTALLSVGRNFSFISRVETTTTTTGTAPTITFTVTTSSLLSGIMLGVIPFVDDRGEISMTITPIISDLVSMEERTIGQPGQNIVQISLPTVDLREMSTIIKVKNGETIIIGGLIQDKDSVRENRVPLLGSLPLIGTLFKSHEKIKDRKELVIMLRPVAATETYPRDEKTPR; from the coding sequence TTGAAAAAACTATTAATATTCATTCTTGTCTGTTGTTTTCTATCCTGTGCCCATAAAGAAATTAAAAGCTCATTGGAGACCATTGAACCACCTGCGGTTGAGCATGAATCAAGGCCTGTTAAGGAACTTCCTCCTGAACCACTTCCAGTAAATGAAGAACTTTCACCCCTTAAAGAAATAAAGATAGACTTAAAATTAAGGAACTCACCACTCAGAGATGTTCTTCATATTATTGCAGATGCAGGAGGACTAAATCTTGTAATTGAAAATGGAGTGAATTCGGAAACTCCGCTAACAATAACTCTGAAAGGTGTCACACTCTATGAGGCCCTTGAGGCCGTTTTTGACGGTCTCGATTATTTCTGGGAAATAAAAAACAATATTCTCAGGATTATTCCCCAGAGGACAAAGGTCTTTGAGCTTCCCCTGCCGCCTTTATCACAGAGCATTGATGTGAACCTTGGAGGAGATATTCTTGGAGGAATTCAGACAGCAGAAGGTCTTACTACTGGAAATATACGTGGTGAAATATCTCAGAAAATAGCATCTGACAGAGGTGCCTATGATTTCTGGAAGAGCATTGAAGAATCCATTAAAAAGATACTTGATATGTCTGTAGCACCACTTAAGCCGTCATTCACACTCAATAAGGTCACGGGCACTGTCTTTGTAACAGCAGGAAAGAGGGATCTTGGCCAGGTGGAAAGATTCTTGAATAGATTAAAGGAGTCACTTTCAAGACAGGTAATGATCGAGGCAAGAATAGCAGAGGTGCAGCTTAACGATACCCTTAGATATGGTATTGACTGGACCTTTCTTGACAACTGGCGCGGTGTTGGTGATATCTCTGTGGGCACCACAGGATTTAAAGATGTAGTTGATATACCCAGATTCAGTATAGGCATTACAGGAGCTAATTTTAACTCCATACTCAGAGCACTTGAGACTCAGGGAAGGGTAAACGTCCTTTCAAATCCAAAAATAAATATAATGAATGGACAGACTGCTCTTTTGAGTGTGGGAAGAAATTTTTCTTTCATATCAAGGGTGGAGACAACAACCACTACAACAGGTACTGCTCCAACCATAACCTTTACAGTGACGACATCAAGCCTGCTTTCTGGAATAATGCTCGGTGTTATCCCCTTTGTTGATGACAGAGGTGAGATTTCCATGACCATAACCCCCATAATCTCAGACCTTGTATCTATGGAGGAAAGAACTATAGGCCAGCCAGGTCAGAATATTGTACAGATATCCCTTCCAACGGTTGATCTTAGAGAGATGAGCACTATAATAAAGGTAAAAAATGGTGAAACCATCATTATAGGTGGCCTTATACAGGATAAGGATTCTGTGAGGGAAAACAGGGTTCCTCTTCTCGGCAGCCTTCCCCTCATAGGAACACTATTTAAGAGCCATGAAAAGATTAAAGACAGGAAAGAGCTTGTAATAATGCTGAGACCTGTTGCAGCGACCGAGACCTACCCCAGAGATGAAAAAACTCCTCGGTGA
- a CDS encoding GspE/PulE family protein, which produces MKKLLGELLKEKGLLNEARLQVALRHQQVTGQLLGDILVRLGFVSAMDIAQTLAEQAGLEFIDVINYPISAEVLQKIPQSMAQRFSFIPIEFRNGRLLIGITNPGNVAAIDAVTRLTGSPPHVAVVDSESFNDVLERAYYFMENPIKEKLEKIISELKNQETASPQQVSSLVELILTEGMRRKATDIHISSSYDSVDVFYRIDGILQHGFCIPKIAQIPMISRIKVLSRLDITEQRLPQDGAFVFSFLDKNYEMRVSIVPTIYGENVVIRVLGFSGALLRLGNLGFQTEDIKKLKILFSKPHGMIIVAGPTGSGKTTTIYAAMREINLLERNVLSIEDPVEYRMSFVRQVQVNEKIGLDFIMAGRNFMRQDPDVIFLGEIRDEETAKIAIRASITGHLVLSTLHTNDAVTAVPRLIDLGIDRFLLSSSILGVIAQRLVRLLCPKCKVEKPLTPDMLSVLIGQTTDPLLKEEIKETRKLFAPAGCEFCHHTGYTGRTAIGEVIIFDDELREMIASGMPVTSMKDAARKKGTTFMRDDGIRKVLRGLTSLEELTRVAG; this is translated from the coding sequence ATGAAAAAACTCCTCGGTGAGCTTTTAAAAGAAAAAGGTCTTCTCAATGAAGCAAGGCTTCAGGTTGCACTTAGACACCAGCAGGTGACCGGCCAGCTTCTTGGCGATATACTTGTAAGACTGGGTTTTGTTTCAGCCATGGATATAGCCCAGACACTTGCTGAGCAAGCAGGCCTTGAATTCATTGACGTAATTAATTATCCCATCTCAGCCGAGGTTCTCCAGAAGATTCCACAATCAATGGCTCAGAGATTCAGTTTTATTCCTATTGAATTCAGAAACGGAAGGCTACTTATCGGAATAACTAATCCTGGTAATGTTGCTGCAATAGATGCTGTAACAAGGCTTACTGGTTCACCACCTCATGTGGCTGTTGTTGACTCTGAATCTTTCAATGATGTTCTTGAAAGAGCCTATTATTTTATGGAGAATCCTATAAAAGAGAAACTAGAGAAGATAATATCAGAACTAAAAAATCAGGAAACAGCATCTCCCCAGCAGGTTTCAAGCCTCGTTGAACTTATTTTAACAGAAGGCATGAGAAGAAAGGCCACAGATATACACATATCAAGTTCCTATGATTCTGTGGACGTCTTCTACAGAATAGATGGGATTCTCCAGCACGGTTTCTGCATACCTAAGATAGCCCAGATCCCCATGATATCAAGAATAAAGGTTCTTTCAAGACTTGACATCACAGAACAGAGACTGCCACAGGACGGAGCCTTCGTGTTTTCATTCCTTGACAAAAACTATGAGATGAGGGTTTCTATTGTGCCAACCATTTACGGAGAGAATGTTGTAATAAGGGTTCTAGGTTTCAGTGGAGCGCTTTTGAGGCTTGGAAATCTTGGATTTCAGACCGAAGACATAAAGAAACTTAAAATCCTTTTCTCCAAACCCCATGGTATGATCATAGTTGCAGGTCCAACAGGAAGTGGTAAGACCACCACCATATATGCTGCTATGAGAGAGATCAATCTTCTTGAGAGGAACGTCCTCAGCATTGAAGACCCAGTTGAATATAGAATGAGTTTTGTACGACAGGTTCAGGTGAATGAAAAAATAGGACTTGACTTCATCATGGCGGGAAGGAATTTCATGAGGCAGGACCCTGATGTAATATTTCTCGGTGAAATAAGGGATGAAGAAACCGCAAAGATAGCCATAAGGGCCTCAATTACAGGACATCTTGTCCTGAGTACACTCCACACAAATGATGCTGTAACAGCTGTGCCCAGGCTCATTGATCTTGGCATTGATAGATTTCTGCTAAGCTCCTCGATACTCGGTGTGATAGCCCAGAGGCTTGTTAGACTCCTCTGCCCTAAGTGTAAGGTTGAAAAGCCTCTAACTCCAGATATGCTCTCAGTACTTATCGGCCAGACCACCGACCCTTTATTAAAAGAAGAGATTAAAGAAACAAGAAAGCTCTTCGCTCCCGCTGGCTGCGAATTCTGTCATCACACTGGTTACACTGGCAGAACAGCTATTGGAGAGGTTATTATTTTTGATGATGAACTGAGAGAGATGATTGCCAGCGGAATGCCTGTTACTTCTATGAAAGATGCGGCCCGTAAAAAAGGTACTACTTTTATGAGGGATGATGGTATAAGAAAGGTTCTGAGGGGTCTTACTTCATTAGAAGAACTTACAAGGGTTGCTGGATGA
- a CDS encoding ABC transporter ATP-binding protein: MHIIEFKNLTKYFGGLAALEEVSFRIRENAIFSIIGPNGAGKTTLFNCLTGLTKPSKGEILFRGKNIVGLPPHKIAEAGISRTFQNIRLFKEMTVLQNVLVAQHNSYSQNIFSIFIKRKNFLKQEEAILQKAYEYLEFVNLHEELEKLAGELPYGSQRRLEIARALATEAEVILLDEPTAGMNPQESSEMMDIIKRLKEIGKTVVLIEHDMRVVMGVSEWIVVLDHGVKIAEGTPDMVKNDPLVIEAYLGKEIHA, encoded by the coding sequence ATGCATATTATAGAATTTAAAAACCTTACAAAGTATTTTGGGGGACTTGCTGCTCTGGAGGAGGTTTCTTTCAGAATCAGGGAGAATGCTATTTTTTCAATAATTGGACCGAATGGAGCCGGAAAGACCACCCTTTTTAATTGCCTAACAGGTCTTACAAAACCCTCAAAGGGAGAGATACTCTTCAGGGGGAAAAATATAGTGGGTCTGCCACCCCATAAGATAGCAGAGGCAGGTATCAGCAGGACATTCCAGAATATCAGGTTATTTAAGGAGATGACAGTCCTTCAGAATGTTCTTGTAGCTCAGCATAACTCTTACAGCCAAAATATATTTTCTATTTTTATAAAAAGAAAAAATTTCTTAAAACAGGAAGAGGCGATTTTACAGAAGGCTTATGAATATCTTGAATTCGTAAACCTTCATGAAGAACTCGAAAAACTCGCAGGAGAATTGCCTTATGGAAGTCAGAGAAGGCTTGAGATAGCAAGGGCACTGGCTACAGAGGCTGAGGTAATACTTCTTGATGAGCCTACTGCTGGAATGAATCCCCAGGAAAGCTCGGAGATGATGGACATTATAAAAAGATTAAAAGAGATTGGGAAAACAGTAGTACTGATTGAACACGATATGAGAGTTGTGATGGGAGTATCTGAGTGGATAGTGGTTCTAGATCATGGCGTGAAAATAGCAGAAGGAACACCAGATATGGTAAAGAACGATCCTCTTGTGATTGAAGCCTATCTGGGAAAGGAGATCCATGCTTGA
- the gatB gene encoding Asp-tRNA(Asn)/Glu-tRNA(Gln) amidotransferase subunit GatB — translation MAKGKTQYEAVIGLEIHAQLLTGSKIFCGCPTTFGAEPNTQVCPVCLGMPGVLPVLNKKAVLYTVKTGLALNCRISPYSRFARKNYFYPDLPKGYQISQYELPLCEDGYLDIEVDGIRRRIGIIRIHLEEDAGKNIHDGDYSLVDLNRAGVPLMEIVTRPDIRSPKEAAYFMRRLRQILRYLGVCDGNMEQGSLRCDANVSVRPAGSTEFGVKTEIKNINSFRFVERAIEYEIERQIRVLEEGGRVIQETRLWDSRTETTQSMRSKEEAHDYRYFPEPDLVPVELSKEFIEEVRKTLPELPDHKEERFIKEYGLPVYDAQFLAQELSMAEWFEKAVSLGAQPKAVANWIMGELSRLLNEEGRSFDDCPVKPESLVRLLKLIDEGIVSQKIAKTVFEEVYKTGRSPDDIVKEKGLVQITDESFIEKAIEEVLKNSPKEVERYKKGEDKLLGFFVGQVMKLTKGKASPQIVNEILKKKLSQ, via the coding sequence ATGGCAAAAGGAAAAACTCAGTACGAGGCTGTAATAGGGCTTGAGATTCATGCCCAGCTTCTAACAGGCTCAAAGATATTCTGTGGATGCCCAACAACATTCGGTGCAGAGCCAAATACACAGGTCTGTCCCGTCTGTCTTGGAATGCCAGGAGTCCTGCCTGTTCTTAATAAAAAAGCAGTACTCTATACTGTAAAAACAGGCCTTGCCTTAAATTGCAGGATATCACCTTACAGCAGGTTTGCAAGAAAGAATTATTTTTATCCTGATCTGCCAAAGGGTTATCAGATAAGCCAGTATGAATTACCCCTCTGTGAAGATGGTTATCTTGATATAGAGGTTGATGGCATAAGGAGAAGGATTGGAATTATCAGGATTCATCTTGAAGAGGATGCAGGTAAAAATATCCATGATGGTGATTACAGCCTTGTTGACCTTAACAGGGCAGGTGTCCCCCTTATGGAGATTGTAACAAGGCCTGATATCAGAAGCCCGAAAGAGGCAGCTTATTTCATGAGGAGGCTTAGGCAGATTCTCAGATATCTTGGTGTATGTGATGGAAATATGGAGCAGGGTTCCCTTAGATGCGATGCCAATGTCTCGGTAAGACCTGCGGGAAGCACTGAATTTGGAGTGAAGACAGAGATTAAAAATATAAACTCCTTCAGATTCGTCGAGAGGGCAATTGAATATGAAATAGAGAGGCAGATAAGGGTTCTTGAAGAGGGAGGCAGGGTCATACAGGAGACAAGGCTCTGGGACTCAAGGACAGAGACAACCCAGTCCATGAGGTCAAAGGAAGAGGCTCATGATTACAGATACTTTCCTGAACCAGACCTTGTACCAGTGGAGTTATCTAAGGAATTTATAGAGGAGGTAAGGAAAACCCTTCCAGAACTGCCAGATCATAAAGAGGAGAGATTTATTAAAGAATATGGCCTTCCGGTTTATGATGCCCAGTTTTTGGCTCAGGAACTCAGCATGGCTGAGTGGTTTGAAAAGGCAGTAAGTCTTGGTGCCCAGCCAAAGGCAGTGGCAAACTGGATAATGGGAGAACTTTCAAGACTCCTTAATGAGGAAGGCAGAAGCTTTGATGATTGTCCTGTAAAACCTGAATCTCTTGTAAGGCTTCTTAAATTGATTGACGAGGGCATAGTGTCTCAAAAGATAGCCAAAACAGTATTTGAGGAGGTATATAAAACAGGAAGATCTCCTGATGATATAGTAAAGGAAAAGGGTCTTGTTCAGATCACAGATGAATCCTTCATAGAAAAGGCAATTGAGGAGGTCCTTAAAAATTCTCCAAAGGAAGTTGAGAGATATAAAAAAGGAGAGGATAAACTGCTGGGATTCTTTGTCGGACAGGTGATGAAGCTTACAAAAGGAAAGGCATCACCGCAGATTGTTAATGAAATTTTAAAGAAAAAACTCTCACAGTAA